A region of the Conyzicola lurida genome:
TGCTGACGAGCTTCGTCGGCGCCTACGCAGTGAGCAACAACATGTTCAGCGTGCTGCTGGTGCTGATCTTCGGCATCGTGGGCTGGGTCATGAAGGAGCTCGACCTGCCGATGGCTCCGCTCGTGCTCGGCCTCGTGCTCGGCCCGCTGTTCGAGAAGTCCCTCGTGCAGACGTCGGCACTCGGCGAGGGTAACTTCGGCATCCTGTTCTCCAGCCCGATCGCGATCACCATACTGTCGTTCGCGGCCATCTTGACGTTCGCGCCGATCATCACGCGCCGGGTCGTCGCGGCCCGTCGCACGTCCGAGGCAACCAAGCCGAAGGTGGATGCCGCGAGCTGACGTCCCGGTTTCGACAGGCTCAACCCGCCATAGGCGGATTGAGTCTGTCGAAATCCATTTAGGCCTCAGTGCTTCCAGAACCCGCTGAACGTGATGCGGCTCTTCGGCAGGCCGAGGCGGTGCAGGTGGCGTCGGCCCTCGGTCGCGAGCTTCGACTCGCCGATCACGAAGCCGTAGCCATGGGGGTCGACGTCGGAATGTGCCTTCAGCGCCTCGAGCGCCTTGACCCCGGCGACGGTGCCGGTGTCCTCGCGCACGATCCAGGAGACGGTGACGCCGGCGGGGCCGACGAGAGTGCGGCGGTCGCCCAGGGTGGGGACCTCCTGGATGACGCGGCCTACGGCGTGCGCGGGCAGGGAGCGCAGGATGCCCGCGACAGCGGGAAGCCCGCTCTCGTCGGCGACGATGGTGACCTCGGACGCGTCATCCGGCTGGTCGTAGATGATGCCCTGGTCGAGCACGGCCATCTCGTCGCCGGGCTGCACGGAGCACGCCCAGATAGCGGCCGCACCCTCGAGCTCGCCGGCGGCGTTGCGGTGCACGACGAATTCGATGTCCATCTCGCGGTCGGCGGGGCGGTAGTCGGCGACCGTGTAGTTGGCGCAGTGCGGGCGCAGGTCTTCGGGGATCGCGAGCCACTGCTTGTACCACTTGGCGCCGGTCAGGTCGGGGAGGGTGAATAAGGCCTGCCCGGGCTTGCGCATGAACAGGCGGAACCAGTGGTCGTACCCCATCCACGGGAAGTCGGCGAGGGAGTCGCCACCGATCGTGACGCGCTGCAGGCTCGGAGTGACGAGTCCGCTGCGGATCACCGTGGCCCGGAAAAGCTGTGGGTTGTCGGGGGTACGGATTCTGGCCATTTGAGAAGGTTAGCCTAACCTCGCCTTGCAGTCACGAGGCAAACTGAGCAATCTGTACCCTCTACGGGGGCTGGGGTACATCGGGATTTTCGCTACACAATGGTGCGTATAGATTTTCGCGGGGTTCCACAGCATGGAGGCTCCCGAAACCCGCTAGGCGTGTGTACCCGGTCCATGGTTGCTCAGCGCTCGAACGAATGAGACACCATGAGTACTCCGTCCCTCGGCCTCGGTTCCCGGCTGCGTCGCAGCGTCGCACCCGCCGTCCTCCTCCGGTCCGTCGCCGGCGCCGTCGTCGCGATCGTCGCGATGCCGGTCGTAGCGGTCCTCGCGCTGTGGGGTCTCAGCGGCATCGCCCCGACCCTGGCGAGCACGGGCCCGGGCGCCATCGCGCTCGGCGCGAGCAGCAACGTCGTCCTCTACGGTGTCTCGGCGCTGGGACTCGTCTTCGGCGTCCTCCTGGTCGGATTCGTCAACGCCCACGCCCAGTCGGAAACCCGTCGCCCGCTGCGTCTCGCGTTCGCGCGGGCTCTCCGGGCGTACCCGCGGCTCCTGCTGGCGTTGCTGCTCGGAGGCATCGGTGTCGTCGCCGGCATCCTGCTCTGGCCGTTCATCACGGTCGCCATGGTCGTCGTCTCCGTCGTGCTGCTGGCGCGCGCCCGCCGGTTCACACCGGCCGCGCGGCGCGCCCTGCTCTGGGCGATTCCGTTCGCGCCAGTCGCCGCACTGATCGCGCTTGTCGTCGCGGCGTTCCCCACGATCCTGTCAGCGCCGCGATCGTTGCGAGAGTTGCTCGGCCTCGCCCGCACGCAGGTGAGGTCCGGGTACCGCTCCCTCATCGTCTTCGCTCTGATCGCGCTCGCCGCCGGCGTCGGACTGAGCTTCGGCGGAGCCTTCGCCGCCGCGGCCGTCGATCCCAGCAACTCGGAAGAGATCACCGGCGCGTACCTCGCATCGATCGGCGTGCTCGGCCTC
Encoded here:
- a CDS encoding siderophore-interacting protein, whose protein sequence is MARIRTPDNPQLFRATVIRSGLVTPSLQRVTIGGDSLADFPWMGYDHWFRLFMRKPGQALFTLPDLTGAKWYKQWLAIPEDLRPHCANYTVADYRPADREMDIEFVVHRNAAGELEGAAAIWACSVQPGDEMAVLDQGIIYDQPDDASEVTIVADESGLPAVAGILRSLPAHAVGRVIQEVPTLGDRRTLVGPAGVTVSWIVREDTGTVAGVKALEALKAHSDVDPHGYGFVIGESKLATEGRRHLHRLGLPKSRITFSGFWKH